A single genomic interval of Streptomyces graminofaciens harbors:
- a CDS encoding SsgA family sporulation/cell division regulator has protein sequence MSIVIEQPVEARLVAAAPRMPSIPATLHYDRRDPFAVRMTFPAPATLEGVEVCWTFARELLALGMEESVGHGDVRVRPYGYERLVLEFHAPEGTAVVHVHADEVRRFLERTTELVPEGLEHLQIDLDRDLAELMRDAC, from the coding sequence TTGTCCATCGTCATCGAGCAGCCCGTAGAGGCCCGTCTCGTCGCCGCCGCGCCGCGGATGCCGAGCATTCCCGCAACGCTCCACTACGACCGGCGCGACCCGTTCGCCGTCCGGATGACCTTCCCCGCCCCGGCCACGTTGGAGGGCGTCGAGGTCTGCTGGACGTTCGCCCGCGAACTGCTCGCCCTTGGCATGGAGGAGTCGGTCGGCCACGGGGACGTACGGGTGCGTCCGTACGGCTACGAGCGGCTGGTTCTCGAGTTCCACGCCCCCGAGGGCACGGCCGTGGTGCATGTTCACGCCGACGAGGTGCGCCGCTTCCTGGAGCGTACGACCGAGCTGGTGCCCGAAGGGCTCGAGCACCTCCAGATCGATCTTGACCGCGATCTGGCCGAGCTGATGCGGGACGCCTGCTGA
- the mmpA gene encoding morphogenic membrane protein MmpA, with product MTTHRAPKPAAHPTQTVERAVTAGLLLAVIAGLAWISGMVYTITGWAQ from the coding sequence ATGACGACGCACCGAGCCCCCAAGCCCGCCGCCCACCCCACCCAGACGGTCGAGCGTGCCGTGACGGCCGGGCTGCTCCTCGCCGTGATCGCCGGGCTGGCCTGGATCTCCGGGATGGTCTACACGATCACCGGGTGGGCGCAGTGA
- a CDS encoding endonuclease V, which yields MTTVRIPAGWPATEEQALAVQDELRGGVVLDETGPPPATGHVTGVDVAYDDERDVVAAAAVVLDAATLEVVAEATAVGRVSFPYVPGLLAFREIPTVLAALDALPCEPGLVVCDGYGLAHPRRFGLASHLGVLTGLPTIGVAKNPFTFTHDDPAAPRGSASPLLAGTEEVGRALRTRDGVKPVFVSVGHRVSLDNACAHTLALTPRYRLPESTRRADALCREALKQIV from the coding sequence ATGACGACCGTACGCATCCCCGCGGGCTGGCCCGCCACCGAAGAGCAAGCGCTGGCCGTGCAGGACGAGTTGCGGGGCGGGGTGGTCCTCGACGAGACCGGGCCGCCGCCCGCCACGGGGCATGTCACCGGTGTCGACGTCGCATACGACGACGAGCGTGATGTGGTCGCGGCGGCGGCCGTGGTGCTGGACGCGGCGACGCTCGAGGTGGTCGCCGAGGCCACGGCAGTCGGCCGCGTCTCGTTCCCGTACGTGCCCGGGCTGCTCGCCTTCCGGGAGATCCCGACCGTCCTGGCCGCCCTCGACGCCCTCCCGTGCGAGCCCGGCCTCGTCGTCTGCGACGGTTACGGCCTCGCCCACCCCCGCCGCTTCGGCCTCGCCAGCCACCTCGGCGTCCTCACCGGGCTCCCCACGATCGGCGTCGCCAAGAACCCCTTCACCTTCACTCACGACGACCCGGCCGCCCCGCGCGGCAGCGCCTCCCCGCTGCTTGCGGGCACCGAGGAGGTCGGCCGCGCCCTGCGCACCCGCGACGGGGTCAAGCCGGTCTTCGTCTCGGTCGGCCACCGGGTGAGCCTGGACAACGCCTGCGCCCACACCCTGGCCCTGACTCCGCGCTACCGCCTCCCGGAGTCGACGCGTCGCGCGGACGCGCTGTGCCGGGAGGCGCTCAAGCAGATTGTCTGA
- a CDS encoding plasmid stabilization protein encodes MPRGSSPKRERQYEHIKESAEDRGESEKRAKEIAARTVNKERARSGESRTASRTSTEDMSSGKRGGQRSHQGSQGPTYDQLYEEAKRRNIHGRSDMNKSQLRRALGDE; translated from the coding sequence ATGCCACGCGGCTCCAGCCCCAAGCGGGAACGCCAGTACGAGCACATCAAGGAGAGCGCCGAGGACCGCGGCGAGAGCGAGAAGAGGGCCAAGGAGATAGCCGCCCGGACCGTCAACAAGGAACGCGCCCGGTCCGGCGAGTCCAGGACGGCGAGCCGCACCTCCACCGAGGACATGTCCTCCGGCAAGCGCGGTGGTCAGCGCTCGCACCAGGGCTCCCAGGGGCCCACCTACGACCAGCTCTACGAGGAGGCCAAGCGGCGCAACATCCACGGCCGTTCGGACATGAACAAGAGCCAGCTGCGGCGGGCCCTCGGCGACGAGTAG
- a CDS encoding WD40/YVTN/BNR-like repeat-containing protein, with amino-acid sequence MTMGLAVAALAAALTVPAQAQGQGSRAPHWAVKDSGTTARFRGLAAVSRNTAWLAGSAGTVLRTTDGGASWRNVSPPGAQEVQFRDIEAFDARRAVVLAIGEGEDSRVYRTDDGGATWTESFRNTDARAFYDCLTFFDHRNGLAMSDPVDGKFRILSTKDGGRSWTVLPNDGMPPSPAGEAGFAASGQCLVASGPRDVWLATGGGAHARVLHSADRGLTWTATDTPVPAGDPARGVFALAFRDRTHGLAVGGDYRADQASPDAAATTADGGRTWTRAIQPPPAYRSGVTWLPHSRATALAVGPTGTDLTTDAGRTWRTVDSGSYDTVDCAPDLGCWASGEQGRVARLEY; translated from the coding sequence ATGACCATGGGACTGGCGGTGGCGGCGCTCGCGGCGGCCCTCACCGTGCCGGCCCAGGCACAGGGGCAGGGGTCGCGAGCGCCGCACTGGGCGGTGAAGGACAGCGGCACGACGGCACGCTTCCGCGGTCTCGCGGCTGTCAGCCGGAACACGGCCTGGCTGGCGGGCTCCGCGGGCACCGTCCTGCGCACCACCGACGGGGGCGCGAGCTGGCGGAACGTGTCGCCGCCCGGCGCGCAGGAAGTGCAGTTCCGGGACATCGAGGCATTCGACGCGCGCCGGGCGGTCGTACTCGCCATCGGCGAGGGCGAGGACTCCCGCGTGTACCGCACGGACGACGGCGGCGCCACCTGGACCGAGTCCTTCCGCAACACCGACGCCCGCGCCTTCTACGACTGCCTCACCTTCTTCGACCACCGCAACGGCCTCGCCATGAGCGACCCGGTGGACGGAAAGTTCCGCATCCTGTCCACCAAGGACGGCGGCCGCTCCTGGACGGTCCTGCCGAACGACGGGATGCCCCCGTCGCCGGCGGGCGAGGCCGGGTTCGCGGCGAGCGGGCAGTGCCTCGTCGCCTCGGGGCCGCGTGATGTGTGGCTGGCCACCGGAGGCGGCGCGCACGCGCGCGTGCTGCACTCCGCCGACCGCGGGCTGACCTGGACGGCGACCGACACCCCCGTCCCCGCGGGCGACCCGGCCCGCGGCGTCTTCGCCCTCGCCTTCCGCGACCGTACGCACGGCCTCGCGGTCGGCGGCGACTACCGCGCCGACCAGGCCTCGCCCGACGCGGCCGCGACCACCGCCGACGGCGGCCGCACCTGGACGCGAGCCATACAGCCGCCGCCCGCCTACCGCTCGGGCGTCACCTGGCTCCCGCACAGCCGTGCGACCGCCCTCGCCGTCGGCCCCACCGGCACCGACCTCACCACGGACGCCGGCCGCACCTGGCGGACGGTCGACTCCGGCTCGTACGACACCGTCGACTGCGCCCCCGACCTGGGCTGCTGGGCGTCCGGCGAACAGGGGCGGGTGGCCCGTCTGGAGTACTGA